One Streptomyces sp. ML-6 genomic region harbors:
- a CDS encoding 16S rRNA (uracil(1498)-N(3))-methyltransferase, which translates to MTAPVFVVEQVPEGPEFVLEGPEGRHAVSVKRLRAGEDVVLTDGRGHWAEGVVGAAEGKDQLVVTRLTGVREEAGPAPRITVVQALPKGDRGEVAVETMTETGVDGIVPWQASRCITQWKGERGLKSLAKWRNTAREAGKQSRRVRFPDVADAMTTKQVAALLAAADFAAVLHEDRDHDSEPLATVPLPESGEIVLVVGPEGGVSPDELAVFTGAGARTCRLGTSVLRTSTAGTAATALLLGRTGRWS; encoded by the coding sequence GTGACCGCACCGGTCTTCGTCGTCGAACAGGTCCCCGAGGGGCCCGAGTTCGTCCTGGAAGGACCCGAGGGCAGGCACGCCGTGTCGGTGAAGCGGCTGCGCGCCGGCGAGGACGTCGTCCTGACGGACGGGCGTGGGCACTGGGCCGAGGGCGTCGTCGGGGCCGCCGAGGGCAAGGACCAGCTCGTGGTCACCCGCCTCACCGGGGTCCGCGAGGAGGCCGGGCCCGCGCCCCGCATCACCGTCGTCCAGGCGCTGCCCAAGGGCGACCGGGGCGAGGTCGCCGTGGAGACGATGACGGAGACCGGCGTCGACGGGATCGTGCCCTGGCAGGCGTCGCGCTGCATCACCCAGTGGAAGGGCGAACGCGGCCTCAAGTCCCTGGCGAAATGGCGCAACACCGCCCGGGAGGCGGGCAAGCAGTCCCGCCGGGTGCGCTTCCCCGACGTGGCGGACGCGATGACGACCAAGCAGGTCGCCGCGCTGCTGGCCGCGGCGGACTTCGCCGCCGTCCTGCACGAGGACCGGGACCACGACAGCGAGCCGCTGGCCACCGTCCCGCTCCCGGAGAGCGGCGAGATCGTGCTGGTCGTCGGCCCGGAGGGCGGTGTGTCGCCGGACGAACTGGCGGTCTTCACCGGGGCGGGCGCCCGGACCTGCCGGCTCGGGACGAGCGTCCTGCGCACCTCGACCGCGGGCACGGCGGCGACGGCACTGCTGCTGGGGCGCACCGGCCGCTGGTCGTGA
- a CDS encoding nitronate monooxygenase encodes MPSALTDLCRYPIVQAPMAGGTSCPQLVAAVAEAGGLGFLAAGYKTADGMYNEIKQLRGLTGRAFGVNLFMPQPGLADPSAVEVYRQQLAGEAAWYETPLGDPDSDGDDGYEAKLAILLDDPVPAVSFTFGCPTRDTLDAFAGVGTYTVVTVTTPEEAQAAQWAGADAVCVQGVEAGGHQSTHHDDPQTDGTGIGLLSLVAQVRETVQIPIVAAGGLMRGSQIAAVLAAGAEAAQFGTAFLICPESGASPLHKRALTNPLFVRTALTRAFSGRPARGLVNRFMREHGPYAPAAYPQVHHLTVGLRRAAARAGDAQGMALWAGQGHRMARELPAGRLVRLLAEELDAARTAVSTGSTQ; translated from the coding sequence ATGCCATCCGCGTTGACCGATCTCTGCCGGTATCCGATCGTGCAGGCCCCGATGGCGGGCGGTACGTCCTGCCCGCAGCTCGTCGCGGCCGTCGCCGAGGCGGGCGGGCTCGGCTTCCTCGCCGCCGGTTACAAGACGGCGGACGGCATGTACAACGAGATCAAACAGCTGCGCGGACTGACCGGCAGGGCCTTCGGCGTCAACCTCTTCATGCCGCAGCCGGGACTCGCCGACCCCAGCGCCGTCGAGGTGTACCGGCAGCAGCTCGCGGGCGAGGCCGCCTGGTACGAGACCCCGCTCGGCGACCCGGACTCCGACGGCGACGACGGCTACGAGGCCAAGCTCGCCATCCTCCTGGACGACCCGGTCCCGGCCGTCTCGTTCACCTTCGGCTGCCCCACGCGCGACACCCTCGACGCGTTCGCCGGGGTCGGCACGTACACCGTCGTGACGGTCACCACGCCCGAGGAGGCCCAGGCCGCCCAGTGGGCGGGCGCGGACGCGGTCTGCGTCCAGGGCGTCGAGGCGGGCGGCCACCAGTCCACCCACCACGACGACCCGCAGACCGACGGCACCGGGATCGGGCTGCTCTCGCTGGTGGCCCAGGTCCGCGAGACCGTGCAGATACCGATCGTCGCCGCCGGCGGGCTGATGCGCGGCTCCCAGATCGCCGCCGTGCTCGCGGCGGGCGCCGAGGCGGCGCAGTTCGGCACGGCGTTCCTCATCTGCCCCGAATCCGGGGCGAGTCCGCTGCACAAACGGGCGCTGACCAACCCGCTGTTCGTACGCACCGCCCTGACCCGGGCGTTCTCGGGCCGCCCGGCCCGCGGCCTGGTCAACCGGTTCATGCGGGAGCACGGACCGTACGCCCCCGCCGCCTATCCGCAGGTCCACCACCTGACCGTCGGGCTGCGCCGGGCGGCGGCCAGGGCGGGGGACGCCCAGGGCATGGCGCTGTGGGCGGGGCAGGGCCACCGGATGGCCCGCGAGCTGCCGGCCGGCCGGCTGGTCAGGCTGCTCGCCGAAGAACTGGACGCCGCACGGACGGCAGTGAGCACAGGGAGTACGCAGTGA
- the dnaJ gene encoding molecular chaperone DnaJ has protein sequence MATDYYAVLGVRRDASQDEIKKAFRRLARELHPDVNPDPKTQERFKEINAAYEVLSDPQKKQVYDLGGDPLSASGGAGAGAGGFGQGGFGNFSDIMDAFFGTSSQRGPRSRTRRGQDAMIRLEIDLAEAAFGTTKDIQVDTAVVCTTCSGEGAAPGTSAQTCDMCRGRGEVSQVTRSFLGQVMTSRPCPQCQGFGTVVPTPCPECAGDGRIRSRRTLTVKIPAGVDNGTRIQLAGEGEVGPGGGPAGDLYVEIHELPHAVFQRRGDDLHCTVTIPMTAGALGTKVPLETLDGLEEVDIRPGTQSGQSVPLHGRGVTHLRGGGRGDLIVHVEVMTPTKLDPEQERLLRELAKMRNEERPTGQFQPGQQGLFSRLKDAFNGR, from the coding sequence GTGGCCACGGACTACTACGCCGTACTCGGCGTGCGCCGCGACGCATCTCAGGACGAGATCAAGAAGGCATTCCGCAGGCTCGCCCGCGAGCTGCATCCGGATGTCAACCCCGATCCGAAGACCCAGGAGCGGTTCAAGGAGATCAACGCCGCCTACGAGGTGCTGTCGGACCCGCAGAAGAAGCAGGTCTACGACCTCGGCGGCGACCCGTTGTCCGCCTCCGGCGGCGCAGGCGCGGGCGCGGGCGGGTTCGGGCAGGGGGGCTTCGGCAACTTCTCCGACATCATGGACGCGTTCTTCGGCACGTCGTCGCAGCGCGGGCCCCGTTCGCGCACCCGGCGCGGCCAGGACGCGATGATCCGGCTGGAGATCGATCTCGCCGAGGCGGCGTTCGGCACCACCAAGGACATCCAGGTCGACACGGCCGTCGTCTGCACCACGTGCAGCGGCGAGGGCGCCGCGCCCGGCACCTCCGCGCAGACCTGTGACATGTGCCGCGGCCGCGGTGAGGTCTCCCAGGTCACCCGGTCGTTCCTCGGCCAGGTCATGACCTCGCGGCCCTGCCCGCAGTGCCAGGGCTTCGGCACGGTCGTGCCGACGCCGTGCCCGGAGTGCGCCGGTGACGGCCGCATCCGGTCCCGGCGCACGCTCACCGTGAAGATCCCCGCCGGTGTCGACAACGGCACCCGCATCCAGCTCGCGGGCGAGGGCGAGGTCGGCCCCGGCGGCGGCCCGGCCGGCGATCTGTACGTGGAGATCCACGAGTTGCCGCACGCGGTGTTCCAGCGCCGCGGCGACGACCTGCACTGCACGGTCACCATCCCCATGACGGCGGGCGCGCTCGGCACGAAGGTGCCGCTGGAGACGCTCGACGGCCTGGAGGAGGTCGACATCCGGCCCGGCACCCAGTCCGGCCAGTCGGTGCCGCTGCACGGCCGCGGCGTCACGCACCTGCGCGGCGGCGGGCGCGGCGACCTGATCGTGCACGTCGAGGTGATGACGCCGACGAAGCTGGACCCGGAGCAGGAGCGCCTGTTGCGGGAGCTGGCGAAGATGCGCAACGAGGAGCGGCCCACCGGCCAGTTCCAGCCCGGCCAGCAGGGGCTGTTCTCCCGGCTGAAGGACGCCTTCAACGGGCGCTGA
- the hrcA gene encoding heat-inducible transcriptional repressor HrcA, whose translation MLSERRLEVLRAIVQDYVGTEEPVGSKALTERHKLGVSPATVRNDMAVLEDEGFIAQPHTSAGRIPTDKGYRLFVDRLAGVKPLSSPERRAIQNFLDGAVDLDDVVGRTVRLLAQLTRQVAIVQYPSLTRSTVRHVELLSLAPARLMLVLITDTGRVEQRMIDCPAPFGEASLADLRARLNSRVVGRRFTDVPQLVQDLPESFESEDRGTVSTVLSTLLETLVEETEERLMIGGTSNLTRFGHDFPVMIRPVLEALEEQVVLLKLLGEAKDSGMTVRIGHENAHEGLNSTSVVAVGYGSGDEAVAKLGVVGPTRMDYPGTMGAVRAVARYVGQILAES comes from the coding sequence ATGCTCAGCGAACGCAGACTCGAAGTGCTTCGTGCCATCGTCCAGGACTACGTCGGCACCGAGGAGCCCGTCGGCTCCAAGGCGCTCACCGAGCGGCACAAGCTGGGCGTCTCCCCGGCGACCGTCCGCAACGACATGGCGGTGCTGGAGGACGAGGGCTTCATCGCCCAGCCCCACACCAGCGCGGGGCGCATCCCGACGGACAAGGGCTACCGGCTCTTCGTCGACAGGCTCGCGGGGGTCAAGCCCCTCTCGTCGCCGGAGCGCCGCGCCATCCAGAACTTCCTCGACGGCGCGGTCGACCTCGACGACGTCGTGGGCCGCACCGTACGGCTGCTCGCGCAGCTGACCCGGCAGGTCGCCATCGTGCAGTACCCCTCGCTGACCCGGTCGACGGTGCGGCACGTGGAACTGCTCTCGCTGGCGCCCGCCCGGCTGATGCTCGTGCTCATCACGGACACCGGCCGGGTGGAGCAGCGGATGATCGACTGCCCCGCTCCGTTCGGCGAGGCCTCCCTCGCCGATCTGCGGGCCCGGCTCAACAGCCGGGTCGTGGGACGCCGGTTCACGGACGTCCCGCAGCTGGTGCAGGACCTGCCGGAATCCTTCGAGAGCGAGGACCGGGGAACCGTGTCCACCGTGCTCTCCACCCTGCTCGAAACCCTCGTCGAGGAGACGGAGGAGCGGCTGATGATCGGCGGCACCTCCAACCTCACCCGCTTCGGGCACGACTTCCCCGTGATGATCCGGCCGGTGCTGGAGGCACTGGAGGAACAGGTCGTGCTGCTGAAGCTGCTCGGCGAGGCCAAGGACTCGGGCATGACCGTACGCATCGGGCACGAGAACGCCCATGAAGGGCTGAACTCCACGTCCGTCGTCGCGGTCGGCTACGGTTCGGGCGACGAGGCAGTCGCCAAACTCGGCGTGGTCGGACCGACCCGCATGGACTACCCCGGAACGATGGGAGCGGTACGCGCAGTGGCACGTTACGTCGGACAGATCCTGGCGGAGTCGTAA
- a CDS encoding MBL fold metallo-hydrolase, with translation MNVSWEEFGWERLGHGVGRRRLPGWDATVALVAGADGVLLYDTGSSLREGAELRAQAQALLGRRVTHIALSHPHFDHVLGTAAFSGAEVYGAAGAAETMRREAEDLRLSAVRQGVSEHEATEAVDALVVPRHRVCGERTLDLGGGREVLLVDIGRAHSGHDLVAVVPGSPAIVLCGDLVEESGEPQAGSDAFPARWPAALDRLLELGGEDAVYVPGHGAVVDAAFVREQRGQLAGRFGVS, from the coding sequence ATGAACGTCTCTTGGGAAGAGTTCGGCTGGGAGCGACTCGGTCACGGAGTGGGAAGGCGGCGCCTTCCCGGCTGGGACGCGACGGTCGCGCTGGTGGCCGGAGCGGACGGAGTGCTGCTGTACGACACCGGTTCGTCGCTCCGCGAGGGCGCGGAACTGCGGGCCCAGGCGCAGGCCCTGCTGGGCCGGAGGGTGACGCATATCGCACTCAGCCACCCCCACTTCGATCATGTGCTGGGCACCGCCGCGTTCTCCGGCGCCGAGGTGTACGGGGCGGCCGGCGCGGCGGAGACGATGCGGCGCGAGGCGGAGGACCTGCGCCTCTCCGCGGTGCGTCAGGGGGTCTCCGAGCACGAGGCGACGGAGGCGGTCGACGCGCTGGTGGTGCCGCGGCACCGGGTGTGCGGGGAGCGGACGCTCGATCTGGGCGGCGGGCGCGAGGTGCTGCTGGTCGACATCGGCCGCGCGCACAGCGGCCACGACCTGGTGGCGGTGGTGCCCGGCTCCCCCGCGATCGTGCTCTGCGGGGACCTGGTCGAGGAGTCCGGCGAGCCGCAGGCGGGCTCGGACGCGTTCCCGGCCCGCTGGCCGGCCGCCCTGGACCGGCTGCTGGAGCTGGGCGGCGAGGACGCCGTGTACGTACCGGGGCACGGGGCGGTGGTGGACGCGGCGTTCGTACGGGAGCAGCGCGGGCAACTGGCCGGGCGCTTCGGCGTGTCGTGA
- a CDS encoding DUF3097 domain-containing protein, which translates to MRSYQPDLTPPWKRSAPVPEVPAEPDLVVEEVSTGFCGAVIRCEKTAQGPTVTLEDRFGKHRVFPMEPCGFLLEGEVVTLVRPSAAAPARPARTASGSIAVPGARARVARAGRIYVEGRHDAELVERVWGDDLRIEGVVVEYLEGVDDLPALVREFSPGPDARLGVLVDHLVPGSKESRIAERVSGADVLVVGHPYIDVWEAVKPSSVGIPAWPVVPRGQDWKTGVCRALGWPENTGAAWRHILSAVRSYRDLEPSLLGSVEHLIDFVTAPATGPSGG; encoded by the coding sequence ATGCGCAGCTACCAGCCGGACCTGACCCCGCCGTGGAAGAGGTCCGCCCCCGTTCCCGAGGTCCCCGCCGAGCCCGATCTGGTCGTGGAGGAGGTCTCGACCGGATTCTGCGGGGCGGTGATCCGCTGCGAGAAGACCGCCCAGGGGCCGACGGTGACCCTGGAGGACCGGTTCGGCAAGCACCGGGTGTTCCCGATGGAGCCGTGCGGCTTCCTGCTGGAGGGTGAGGTGGTCACGCTCGTGCGCCCCTCGGCCGCCGCCCCGGCGCGCCCCGCGCGCACCGCCTCGGGCTCGATCGCGGTCCCGGGGGCCCGCGCCCGGGTCGCACGGGCGGGCCGGATCTACGTGGAGGGCCGGCACGACGCGGAGCTGGTCGAGCGGGTCTGGGGCGACGATCTGCGGATCGAGGGCGTGGTCGTCGAGTACCTGGAGGGCGTCGACGACCTCCCGGCCCTCGTGCGCGAGTTCTCCCCCGGCCCGGACGCCAGGCTGGGCGTCCTGGTCGACCACCTGGTGCCCGGCTCCAAGGAGTCCCGGATCGCCGAGCGGGTGTCCGGCGCGGACGTCCTGGTGGTGGGGCACCCCTACATCGACGTGTGGGAGGCGGTGAAGCCGTCCTCCGTGGGCATCCCGGCCTGGCCGGTGGTGCCGCGCGGCCAGGACTGGAAGACCGGTGTGTGCCGCGCGCTCGGCTGGCCGGAGAACACCGGCGCGGCCTGGCGGCACATCCTGTCCGCGGTCCGCTCGTACCGGGACCTGGAACCGTCCCTGCTGGGCTCGGTGGAGCACCTGATCGACTTCGTGACGGCGCCCGCCACGGGCCCCTCCGGCGGCTGA
- the hemW gene encoding radical SAM family heme chaperone HemW: MGGMPSVLPDGEPVPDDGALPRHALEGAADRPLGFYLHVPYCATRCGYCDFNTYTATELRGSGGALASRDNYAEHLIGEVRQARKVLGDDPRPVRTVFVGGGTPTLLAAADLVRMLGAIREEFGFADDAEITTEANPESVGPAYLAELREGGFNRISFGMQSARQHVLKILDRTHTPGRPEACVAEAREAGFEHVNLDLIYGTPGESDDDWRASLDAAIGAGPDHVSAYALIVEEGTQLARRIRRGEVPMTDDDVHADRYLIADEAMAAAGFSWYEVSNWARTPEGRCLHNELYWRGADWWGAGPGAHSHVGGVRWWNVKHPGAYAQALAEGRSPGAGREILSAEDRRVERILLELRLADGCPLSLLAPAGLAASRRALADGLLEPGPYERGSAVLTLRGRLLADAVVRDLVD, encoded by the coding sequence ATGGGCGGTATGCCTTCCGTACTTCCCGATGGTGAACCCGTACCCGACGACGGGGCGCTGCCCCGCCATGCCCTGGAAGGCGCCGCCGACCGGCCGCTCGGCTTCTACCTGCACGTCCCGTACTGCGCGACCCGCTGCGGCTACTGCGACTTCAACACCTACACCGCGACCGAGCTGCGCGGCTCCGGCGGGGCGCTGGCCTCCCGGGACAACTACGCCGAGCACCTGATCGGCGAGGTCCGCCAGGCCCGCAAGGTCCTCGGCGACGACCCGCGCCCGGTCCGCACGGTCTTCGTCGGCGGCGGGACGCCGACCCTGCTGGCCGCCGCCGACCTGGTCCGGATGCTGGGGGCGATCCGGGAGGAGTTCGGGTTCGCGGACGACGCCGAGATCACCACCGAGGCCAATCCGGAGTCCGTCGGTCCGGCCTATCTCGCCGAACTCCGCGAGGGCGGCTTCAACCGGATCTCGTTCGGGATGCAGAGCGCACGGCAGCACGTGCTGAAGATCCTGGACCGCACGCACACGCCGGGACGGCCCGAGGCGTGCGTGGCCGAGGCCCGGGAGGCCGGCTTCGAGCACGTCAACCTCGACCTGATCTACGGCACGCCGGGGGAGTCCGACGACGACTGGCGGGCCTCGCTGGACGCGGCGATCGGGGCGGGGCCGGACCACGTGTCGGCGTACGCGCTGATCGTCGAGGAGGGCACGCAGCTCGCCCGCCGCATCCGGCGCGGCGAGGTCCCCATGACCGACGACGACGTCCATGCCGACCGGTACCTGATCGCGGACGAGGCGATGGCCGCGGCCGGCTTCTCCTGGTACGAGGTGTCGAACTGGGCCCGCACGCCCGAGGGCCGGTGCCTGCACAACGAGCTGTACTGGCGCGGGGCCGACTGGTGGGGCGCCGGGCCCGGGGCGCACAGCCACGTCGGCGGGGTGCGCTGGTGGAACGTGAAGCACCCCGGGGCGTACGCGCAGGCCCTGGCCGAGGGCCGCTCGCCCGGGGCCGGGCGCGAGATCCTCTCCGCGGAGGACCGCCGGGTCGAACGGATCCTGCTGGAGCTGCGGCTCGCGGACGGCTGCCCGCTGTCCCTGCTGGCCCCGGCGGGACTGGCCGCCTCCCGGCGCGCCCTGGCGGACGGCCTCCTGGAGCCCGGCCCGTACGAGCGGGGGAGCGCGGTGCTCACGTTGCGGGGGCGGTTGCTGGCGGACGCGGTGGTGCGGGACCTGGTGGACTGA
- a CDS encoding ATP-binding SpoIIE family protein phosphatase — protein sequence MQRDIVQRPGTPVGHADAQPVAHTSLPGNLLAPSAARRFVRAALDEWAGLGLPAAVGCSERLADDAEVVVSELVTNAVVHAGTNVELLARLEEAVEGESAALVLEVSDHHPARAVRSDRPESGSVAEAAQSATVLGFDEPADHGRGLQLVGTLAERWGITYRTGLKTVWARLPVDDWSPFPEPSTDPGPGFQQGLRDAELLAPTARRALRDDADWAGRGALSFLAEASDLLAGQLDEDIVAALSGQLLVPRLADWCAIWLEPENGGPSAVPRLASVWHRDEAETAQLRALLEQDPIRLPERVGTGPVSMPWPGGEEDAEKPEEPEASALAYRITSGGRTLGAVLLGREGLVRVPDEVAALIEDFVRRVGLAVGAAREYTRQATISRILQRALLPGKVADIPGVTSSLVYEPSDDGVVGGDFYDIFPCPGDRWCFVLGDVQGSGPEAAVVTGLARPWLRLLAREGFGVGEVLDRLNRLLLDDAMEAAEAAALMVAAAGGQQTADTGQSRFLSLLYGELVPLPDGGVRCTVASAGHPLPLLLRPDGEVRPAAEPQMLLGLFDDVAYESQSFELAPGDSLLCVTDGVTERRCGPLMFDDGDGLARALSGCSGLSADGIADRIKRAVHEFAERPPDDDLALLVLQAG from the coding sequence TTGCAGCGGGACATCGTCCAGCGTCCCGGAACCCCCGTCGGCCATGCGGATGCGCAGCCGGTCGCCCATACGTCCCTGCCCGGAAACCTCCTCGCGCCCTCCGCCGCCCGCAGGTTCGTCCGGGCCGCGCTCGACGAGTGGGCCGGACTCGGGCTGCCGGCGGCCGTGGGCTGCAGCGAGCGCCTGGCCGACGACGCCGAGGTCGTCGTCAGCGAACTGGTCACCAACGCCGTCGTGCACGCCGGAACCAACGTGGAGCTGCTCGCCCGGCTGGAGGAGGCCGTCGAGGGCGAATCCGCGGCCCTGGTGCTGGAGGTGTCGGACCACCACCCGGCCCGCGCCGTGCGCAGCGACCGGCCGGAGTCCGGCAGCGTGGCGGAGGCGGCGCAGAGCGCCACGGTCCTCGGCTTCGACGAACCCGCCGACCACGGCCGCGGGCTCCAGCTCGTGGGCACCCTCGCCGAACGCTGGGGCATCACCTACCGCACCGGCCTCAAGACCGTCTGGGCCCGGCTCCCGGTGGACGACTGGAGCCCGTTCCCGGAGCCGTCCACCGACCCCGGCCCGGGGTTCCAGCAGGGACTGCGCGACGCCGAACTGCTCGCCCCCACCGCCCGCCGCGCCCTGCGCGACGACGCGGACTGGGCCGGCCGCGGCGCGCTCTCGTTCCTCGCCGAGGCGTCGGACCTGCTCGCCGGCCAGCTCGACGAGGACATCGTCGCCGCGCTCTCCGGACAGTTACTGGTACCCAGACTCGCCGACTGGTGCGCGATCTGGCTGGAACCCGAGAACGGCGGCCCCTCGGCCGTGCCCCGGCTCGCCAGCGTCTGGCACCGCGACGAGGCCGAGACCGCACAGCTGCGCGCACTGCTGGAACAGGACCCGATCCGGCTCCCCGAACGAGTCGGCACCGGGCCCGTCTCCATGCCCTGGCCCGGAGGGGAGGAGGACGCCGAGAAGCCCGAGGAGCCCGAGGCGAGCGCCCTCGCCTACCGGATCACCTCCGGCGGCCGGACGCTCGGCGCCGTGCTCCTGGGGCGGGAGGGCCTCGTCCGCGTCCCCGACGAGGTGGCCGCGCTGATCGAGGACTTCGTGCGCCGGGTCGGCCTCGCCGTCGGCGCCGCCCGCGAGTACACCCGGCAGGCCACCATCAGCCGCATCCTGCAGCGCGCCCTGCTGCCCGGCAAGGTCGCCGACATACCCGGCGTCACCAGCTCGCTGGTGTACGAACCCAGCGACGACGGCGTGGTCGGCGGCGACTTCTACGACATCTTCCCGTGCCCCGGCGACCGCTGGTGCTTCGTCCTCGGCGACGTCCAGGGCAGCGGGCCCGAGGCCGCCGTGGTCACCGGCCTCGCCCGGCCCTGGCTGCGGCTGCTGGCCCGCGAGGGCTTCGGCGTCGGCGAGGTCCTGGACCGGCTCAACCGGCTGCTCCTCGACGACGCGATGGAGGCGGCCGAGGCCGCCGCGCTCATGGTGGCCGCGGCGGGCGGCCAGCAGACGGCGGACACCGGACAGTCCCGCTTCCTGTCCCTGCTGTACGGGGAGCTGGTGCCGCTGCCCGACGGCGGGGTGCGCTGCACCGTCGCCAGCGCCGGCCACCCGCTGCCGCTGCTGCTGCGGCCCGACGGCGAGGTGCGCCCGGCCGCCGAGCCGCAGATGCTGCTCGGACTCTTCGACGACGTCGCGTACGAGAGCCAGAGCTTCGAGCTGGCACCGGGCGACAGCCTGCTGTGCGTCACGGACGGGGTGACGGAGCGGCGCTGCGGGCCGCTGATGTTCGACGACGGGGACGGGCTGGCCCGGGCCCTGTCCGGCTGCTCCGGCCTGTCGGCGGACGGCATAGCGGACCGGATCAAGCGGGCCGTGCACGAGTTCGCCGAGCGGCCGCCCGACGACGACCTGGCCCTGCTGGTGCTCCAGGCGGGGTGA
- a CDS encoding AMP-dependent synthetase/ligase, which yields MSDTLTLIENRPPSVANLFADRVAATPDAEAYRYPVPSATGQGPDEWKSLSWAQAAERVHAIAAGLIGLGVRPEERVALASSTRVEWILVDLGVMCAGAATTTVYPSTNAEESAFILSDSESRVLIAEDAGQLAKARERRAELPNLAHVVVIDPEGAEPVDDDPEGWVLTLAALEALGRDHLAKNPEAIKERVAAITSDQLATLIYTSGTTGRPKGVRLPHDSWSYMAKATVSTGLITKDDVQYLWLPLAHVFGKVLTSGQIEVGHVTAVDGRVDKIIENLPVVQPTYMAAVPRIFEKVYNGVAAKARAGGGAKYKIFQWAAGVAREYATVSQDNFRRTGKSSVPFALGAKHKVADTLVFAKIREAFGGRLRACISGSAALAPDIGFFFAGAGIHILEGYGLTESSAASFVNPGEAYRTGTVGKPLPGTEVRIADDGEILLRGPGIMQGYHGQPEKTTEVLEPDGWFHTGDIGELSVDGYLRITDRKKDLIKTSVGKYIAPAEVEGQFKAVCPFVSNILVHGADRNFCTALIALDEPTILGWAAENGLGGKSYAEVVASPQVVALIEGYVKRLNEGLQRWQTIKKFRLLPRDLDIEHGELTPSLKLKRPVVERTYKDLIDDMYAGAREA from the coding sequence GTGAGCGACACACTGACCTTGATCGAGAACCGACCGCCCTCCGTGGCGAATCTCTTCGCCGACCGTGTGGCGGCCACCCCGGACGCGGAGGCGTACCGCTACCCCGTCCCCTCGGCCACCGGCCAGGGTCCCGATGAGTGGAAGTCGCTGAGCTGGGCGCAGGCCGCCGAGCGGGTCCACGCCATCGCGGCCGGGCTCATCGGGCTGGGCGTGCGGCCGGAGGAGCGGGTCGCGCTCGCCTCCAGCACGCGGGTGGAGTGGATCCTCGTCGACCTCGGTGTGATGTGCGCGGGCGCCGCCACCACCACGGTCTACCCGTCGACCAACGCCGAGGAGTCGGCGTTCATCCTCTCCGACTCCGAGAGCCGGGTGCTGATCGCCGAGGACGCCGGCCAGCTGGCCAAGGCCCGTGAGCGCCGCGCCGAGCTGCCGAACCTCGCCCACGTCGTCGTCATCGACCCCGAGGGGGCCGAACCCGTCGACGACGACCCCGAGGGCTGGGTGCTCACCCTGGCCGCCCTGGAGGCCCTCGGCCGGGACCACCTGGCGAAGAACCCCGAGGCGATCAAGGAACGCGTCGCCGCCATCACCTCCGACCAACTGGCCACCCTGATCTACACCTCGGGCACCACCGGCCGCCCCAAGGGCGTGCGCCTGCCGCACGACAGCTGGTCGTACATGGCCAAGGCCACCGTCTCGACCGGCCTGATCACCAAGGACGACGTCCAGTACCTCTGGCTGCCGCTCGCGCACGTCTTCGGCAAGGTCCTCACCTCCGGCCAGATCGAGGTCGGCCACGTCACCGCGGTCGACGGCCGGGTCGACAAGATCATCGAGAACCTGCCGGTGGTCCAGCCGACGTACATGGCCGCCGTCCCCCGCATCTTCGAGAAGGTCTACAACGGGGTCGCCGCCAAGGCACGGGCCGGCGGCGGGGCCAAGTACAAGATCTTCCAGTGGGCGGCCGGAGTCGCCCGCGAGTACGCCACGGTCTCGCAGGACAACTTCCGGCGCACCGGCAAGTCCTCCGTCCCGTTCGCGCTCGGCGCCAAGCACAAGGTCGCCGACACCCTCGTCTTCGCCAAGATCCGCGAGGCGTTCGGCGGCCGGCTGCGCGCCTGCATCTCCGGCTCCGCCGCGCTCGCCCCCGACATCGGCTTCTTCTTCGCGGGCGCCGGCATCCACATCCTGGAGGGCTACGGCCTCACCGAGTCCAGCGCCGCCTCCTTCGTCAACCCGGGCGAGGCCTACCGCACCGGCACCGTCGGCAAGCCGCTCCCCGGCACCGAGGTCCGGATCGCCGACGACGGCGAGATCCTGCTGCGCGGCCCCGGCATCATGCAGGGCTACCACGGGCAGCCGGAGAAGACCACCGAGGTGCTGGAGCCGGACGGCTGGTTCCACACCGGTGACATCGGCGAGCTGTCCGTGGACGGCTACCTGCGGATCACCGACCGCAAGAAGGACCTGATCAAGACGTCCGTCGGCAAGTACATCGCCCCGGCGGAGGTCGAGGGGCAGTTCAAGGCGGTCTGCCCGTTCGTCTCCAACATCCTGGTGCACGGCGCGGACCGAAACTTCTGCACCGCCCTGATCGCGCTCGACGAGCCCACCATCCTCGGCTGGGCCGCCGAGAACGGCCTGGGCGGGAAGAGCTACGCCGAAGTGGTGGCCTCCCCGCAGGTCGTCGCGCTCATCGAGGGCTACGTGAAGCGGCTCAACGAGGGGCTGCAGCGCTGGCAGACCATCAAGAAGTTCCGGCTGCTGCCGCGCGACCTCGACATCGAGCACGGCGAGCTGACGCCCAGTCTGAAGCTGAAGCGACCGGTCGTCGAGCGCACGTACAAGGACCTCATCGACGACATGTACGCCGGGGCCCGCGAGGCGTAG